A portion of the Lolium rigidum isolate FL_2022 chromosome 1, APGP_CSIRO_Lrig_0.1, whole genome shotgun sequence genome contains these proteins:
- the LOC124697054 gene encoding protein FMP32, mitochondrial-like, translating into MAAAAAAACRRGMLLHHHPQHQWPTRWAGHARTISQLVKTNGRRAFLVDTLALVRKLESQGVPTKHAEAITSAITEVLNDSLESISESFVTNAEMQKCGMLQEANISKFKSQVQSSQENHFSLLQRETEKLRGDIDKMRSELKYEIDKVTAGQRLDLNLERGRIRDELAKQNEETTDLTTKLDKEIHSLKAQLEAAKYDVIKYCIGTIVSISAVGLAVLRIVM; encoded by the exons ATGGCCGCAGCGGCCGCCGCGGCGTGCAGGCGCGGCATGCTCCTGCACCACCACCCGCAGCACCAGTGGCCCACGCGCTGGGCCGGCCACGCCCGCACCATCTCGCAGCTCGTCAAGACCAACGGCCGCCGCGCCTTCCTCGTCGACACCCTCGCCCTC GTGCGGAAGCTGGAGTCGCAGGGCGTCCCCACCAAGCACGCCGAGGCCATCACCTCCGCCATCACCGAGGTCCTCAACGACAGCCTCGAGAGCATCTCAGAGTCATTCGTCACTAACGCTGAGATGCAGAAG TGCGGGATGCTGCAGGAGGCCAACATCTCCAAGTTCAAGTCGCAAGTGCAGAGCTCGCAG GAAAACCATTTCTCTTTGTTACAGCGGGAGACTGAAAAACTCCGTGGAGATATTGATAAGATGAGGAGTGAACTGAA GTATGAGATTGACAAGGTCACTGCAGGGCAGCGGTTGGATCTAAACCTTGAAAGAGG GCGCATTCGTGATGAACTTGCCAAGCAGAATGAAGAAACTACAGATCTCACCACAAAGCTTGACAAG GAAATCCATTCACTGAAAGCCCAGCTGGAGGCAGCAAAGTATGATGTCATCAAATACTGCATAGGTACCATTGTTTCAATATCAGCTGTTGGACTCGCCGTTCTCCGCATCGTGATGTGA
- the LOC124684043 gene encoding B-box zinc finger protein 20-like: MRVQCDVCGVEPAAVLCCADEAALCSPCNRRVHRANKLAGKHRRITLLQPSSDKDDAGPLCDVCKERRGVVFCVEDRAILCADCDEPIHSANELTAKHSRFLLVGTKLSAEPVDQEIPCPDGSADEHDDSSAAEVDTSAVLEVEASHGKGGAEVGHDSSSISDYLTNICPGWRVEDILLDDAAFAAATAAKQKGRDEQVPFLDADLFDVVSGGRPGKRGAAWAPHVPQTPAPPAWGFEEVPFTMVAPPTAKAKQGHVKDWYHSDSDSDVFAVPEISPPPPPAKRARPSSFWCL, encoded by the exons ATGCGTGTGCAGTGCGACGTCTGCGGCGTCGAGCCGGCCGCGGTGCTCTGCTGCGCCGACGAGGCCGCGCTCTGCTCCCCCTGCAACCGCCGCgtgcaccgcgccaacaagctcgccggcaagcaccgccgcATCACCCTGCTCCAGCCGTCCTCTGACAAGGACGACGCCGGACCGCTCTGCGACGTCTGCAAG GAGCGGAGGGGGGTCGTGTTCTGCGTGGAGGACCGCGCCATCCTGTGCGCCGACTGCGACGAGCCCATCCACAGCGCCAACGAGCTCACCGCCAAGCACAgccgcttcctcctcgtcgggaCCAAGCTCTCCGCCGAGCCCGTGGACCAGGAGATCCCCTGCCCCGACGGAAGCGCGGACGAGCATGACGACTCCTCGGCCGCCGAGGTCGACACCTCCGCGGTTCTTGAAGTTGAAGCCAGCCACGGCAAAGGAGGAGCAGAGGTAGGACACGACAGCAGCAGCATCTCGGACTACCTCACCAACATCTGCCCCGGCTGGCGCGTCGAGGACATCCTCCTCGACGACGCTGCCTTcgccgctgccaccgccgcc AAGCAGAAGGGGCGCGACGAGCAGGTGCCGTTCCTGGACGCCGACCTGTTCGACGTGGTCTCCGGCGGGCGGCCGGGTAAGCGCGGCGCCGCGTGGGCGCCGCACGTGCCGCAgacgccggcgccgccagcgTGGGGCTTCGAGGAGGTGCCGTTCACTATGGTGGCCCCGCCGACGGCGAAGGCCAAGCAGGGGCACGTGAAGGATTGGTACCACAGCGACAGCGACAGCGACGTGTTCGCCGTGCCGGagatctcgccgccgccgccgcccgccaagagGGCGCGCCCTTCGTCCTTCTGGTGCCTGTGA